A region from the Streptomyces tsukubensis genome encodes:
- a CDS encoding sensor histidine kinase, producing MTRTEYSWLLPSAMAADPDLYDPEPAGERPVRTNARGRIRRTVRDWVVDLLFFLFAALMAMIVIDQSHQFNGNQAVVRFDEIVGLLSCCAVWLRRRWPVQLALGLALVGIFSPAVAGALVVAVFSLAVHRPFKAVAIAGPIMIAFGVVQPFVRPDPTTSVLASVIAGLVVLLLALGWGMLIRSQRQLYVALRERAHRAETEAELRAEQAQRLAREAIAREMHDVLAHRLTLLSVHAGALEFRPGAPPAEIARAAGVIRDSAHDALQDLRQIIGVLRAPGDGPEDRPQPTLATLDALVEESREAGMAVVLDNRVQDPDRVPAVLGRTVYRIAQEGLTNARKHAPGAEVTVAVTGAPGTGVVVAVDNPAPSGPVGAVPGSGQGLIGLTERATLAGGSLEHGATGDGGFHVRAWLPWAA from the coding sequence ATGACCCGTACGGAATACTCCTGGCTCCTGCCTTCGGCCATGGCGGCGGACCCGGATCTGTACGACCCCGAACCGGCGGGCGAACGGCCCGTCCGCACCAACGCCCGCGGCCGGATCCGGCGCACCGTGCGCGACTGGGTCGTCGATCTGCTCTTCTTCCTCTTCGCCGCCCTGATGGCGATGATCGTCATCGACCAGAGCCACCAGTTCAACGGGAACCAGGCCGTCGTCCGCTTCGACGAGATCGTCGGCCTGCTGAGCTGCTGCGCCGTCTGGCTGCGCCGCCGCTGGCCCGTCCAGCTCGCCCTCGGCCTCGCCCTGGTCGGCATCTTCTCCCCGGCCGTCGCCGGAGCCCTGGTCGTCGCCGTCTTCAGCCTCGCCGTCCACCGGCCCTTCAAAGCCGTCGCGATCGCCGGCCCGATCATGATCGCCTTCGGGGTGGTCCAGCCCTTCGTCCGCCCCGACCCGACCACATCCGTCCTCGCCTCCGTCATCGCCGGACTGGTCGTCCTGCTGCTGGCGCTCGGCTGGGGCATGCTGATCCGCTCCCAGCGGCAGCTGTACGTCGCCCTGCGCGAACGCGCCCACCGGGCCGAGACCGAGGCCGAGCTCCGGGCCGAACAGGCACAGCGGCTGGCCCGCGAGGCCATCGCCCGCGAGATGCACGACGTCCTCGCCCACCGGCTCACCCTGCTCAGCGTGCACGCCGGCGCCCTGGAATTCCGGCCCGGCGCACCCCCGGCCGAGATAGCCCGGGCCGCCGGGGTGATCCGCGACAGCGCCCACGACGCCCTCCAGGACCTGCGCCAGATCATCGGCGTGCTGCGCGCCCCCGGCGACGGCCCCGAGGACCGCCCGCAGCCGACGCTGGCCACCCTCGACGCCCTGGTCGAGGAGTCCCGCGAGGCCGGGATGGCGGTCGTCCTCGACAACCGCGTCCAGGACCCCGACCGGGTGCCCGCGGTCCTCGGCCGTACCGTCTACCGCATCGCCCAGGAGGGACTGACCAACGCCCGTAAACACGCCCCCGGCGCCGAGGTCACCGTCGCCGTCACCGGCGCCCCCGGCACGGGCGTCGTCGTCGCCGTCGACAATCCGGCGCCCTCCGGGCCCGTCGGAGCCGTCCCCGGTTCCGGGCAGGGGCTGATCGGCCTCACCGAACGCGCCACCCTCGCGGGCGGCAGTCTGGAACACGGAGCGACGGGCGACGGCGGATTCCATGTCAGGGCCTGGCTACCGTGGGCCGCATGA
- a CDS encoding response regulator transcription factor, whose amino-acid sequence MGRMTIRLLVVDDDPLVRAGLSLMLGGADDLLIVGEAADGSEVPTLVERLAPDVVLMDIRMPDVDGLRATEELRRRPGAPEVVVLTTFHADEQVLRALRAGAAGFVLKDTPPAEIVEAVRRVAGGEPVLSPAVTRRLIDHVAAQAPGPGGDPRRDAALAGIALLAGREREVAVGIGRGRSNAEIARTLYMSVPTVKTHVSRILAKLGFNNRVQIALLAHDAGLLDGDGPGPAT is encoded by the coding sequence GTGGGCCGCATGACCATCCGACTCCTCGTCGTCGACGACGATCCCCTCGTCCGTGCCGGACTCTCCCTGATGCTCGGCGGCGCCGACGACCTGCTGATCGTCGGCGAGGCCGCGGACGGATCCGAGGTCCCCACCCTGGTCGAACGGCTCGCCCCCGACGTCGTCCTGATGGACATCCGGATGCCCGACGTCGACGGGCTGCGCGCCACCGAGGAGCTCCGCCGCAGGCCCGGCGCCCCCGAGGTCGTCGTCCTCACCACCTTCCACGCCGACGAGCAGGTGCTGCGGGCGCTGCGGGCCGGCGCCGCCGGATTCGTCCTCAAGGACACCCCGCCCGCCGAGATCGTCGAGGCGGTCCGCCGGGTCGCGGGCGGCGAGCCCGTACTGTCGCCCGCCGTCACCCGCCGGCTGATCGACCACGTCGCCGCCCAGGCGCCGGGGCCGGGCGGCGATCCGCGCCGGGACGCGGCGCTCGCCGGAATCGCCCTGCTCGCGGGGCGGGAGCGGGAGGTCGCCGTCGGTATCGGCCGCGGCCGGTCCAACGCCGAGATCGCGAGGACCCTCTATATGAGCGTCCCCACGGTCAAGACCCACGTCTCGCGGATCCTGGCCAAACTGGGCTTCAACAACCGTGTCCAGATCGCGCTCCTCGCCCATGACGCGGGACTGCTCGACGGGGACGGGCCGGGCCCGGCGACGTAG
- a CDS encoding cytochrome P450 family protein yields the protein MGTIDLSDWHGFTENPYPYYAAAREQGPVHRVHGTEGTFWLIVGHEEARAALTDERLVKSPLTVGFSSLEGRIIGPNLLEVDPPDHTRLRKLVAREFTMRRVEQLAPRIEEITGELLDAMVPAGRADLIGAFAFPLPIIVICELLGVPPGDRDSFRIWSHSIVAPEDQSEVEPALIALGTYLDELIETKRRQGSTGDLLSDLIRARDESDDRLSAPELRALGFLLLIAGHETTVNLIGNGVRALLAHPGQLAALRADPGLLDGAVEEMLRYDGPVETSTLRYSAEDVPVGGTVIPAGDVVLVGLGAADRDPARFPDADTFDIRRDTRGHLAFGHGVHFCVGAPLARLEARIALTALLDRCPGLAADPAGGPPEWLPGLLMRGTRTLPVRW from the coding sequence ATGGGGACCATCGACCTGAGCGACTGGCACGGTTTCACCGAGAACCCTTACCCGTACTACGCGGCGGCGCGCGAACAGGGACCCGTCCACCGGGTCCACGGCACGGAAGGGACGTTCTGGCTGATCGTCGGCCACGAGGAGGCCCGCGCCGCCCTCACCGACGAACGGCTCGTCAAATCACCCCTGACGGTGGGCTTCTCCTCCCTCGAAGGGCGGATCATCGGCCCCAACCTGCTGGAAGTCGACCCGCCCGACCACACCAGACTCCGGAAACTGGTGGCCCGGGAGTTCACCATGCGCCGGGTGGAGCAACTCGCCCCCCGTATCGAGGAGATCACCGGCGAACTGCTCGACGCCATGGTCCCCGCCGGCCGCGCCGATCTGATCGGCGCCTTCGCCTTCCCGCTGCCCATCATCGTCATCTGCGAACTGCTGGGGGTGCCGCCGGGCGACCGCGACTCCTTCCGGATCTGGTCCCACAGCATCGTGGCCCCCGAGGACCAGTCCGAGGTGGAGCCCGCGCTGATCGCCCTGGGCACCTATCTCGACGAGCTGATCGAGACCAAACGCCGGCAGGGCTCCACCGGAGACCTGCTCTCCGATCTGATCCGCGCCCGCGACGAATCCGACGACCGGCTCTCCGCGCCCGAACTGCGCGCCCTCGGCTTTCTGCTGCTGATCGCCGGCCATGAGACCACCGTCAATCTGATCGGCAACGGGGTACGGGCGCTGCTCGCCCATCCCGGCCAACTGGCCGCCCTGCGGGCCGACCCGGGCCTCCTCGACGGCGCCGTCGAGGAGATGCTCCGGTACGACGGCCCGGTGGAGACCTCGACCCTCCGCTACAGCGCCGAGGACGTCCCGGTCGGCGGCACCGTGATTCCGGCGGGCGATGTCGTCCTCGTCGGACTGGGCGCGGCCGACCGGGACCCGGCCCGCTTCCCCGACGCCGACACCTTCGACATCCGCCGCGACACCCGGGGCCATCTCGCCTTCGGCCACGGCGTCCACTTCTGCGTCGGCGCCCCGCTGGCCAGGCTGGAGGCCAGGATCGCGCTGACGGCCCTGCTCGACCGCTGCCCCGGACTGGCGGCCGACCCCGCGGGCGGCCCGCCGGAATGGCTGCCGGGACTGCTGATGCGCGGTACCCGCACGCTCCCCGTCCGCTGGTAG